The genome window ACCCCTCCTACCCCACTCACAACTGATTAGCTAAAGCAAGGCAGTAACACAGCACCCTACCTTATCCTGCTGCACGGCAGGCATGAGAATGCACCATTTGCTGACATGGCAAGCCCAAGCACTTCTGAAGCAATCATTCACTCCTTTTATGAGAGCTGTGCAGTTCTAAACCACCCACAAGACCTCCTTGTCACCAAGCCTCTTGTGTTGGTGGCCAAATAAAAGAGAGTTCCTGGTCTTCTGAGATCTAGGAGCTCAGTCCTGGAGGGCTGAAGGGACAGCCAGCAGAGCAGCAAGGACCCCTTCCAGAGTTCTCAGCTATTCCCAttctgctcagctccagaaCCTGAAACTTTGCTGAACAAAACTCTGCCCTGCTGATGCCTGAAAGACATGGGCAGTGCCAAACAAACAGCTTTTATATCAAAATAAGTAACACTTCAGGAATGCAGTGTGCTTAGTCATTTCCATCTTGATACAAAGCAACTCCAGTTATTAACTCCTTCAAAGCTTCTGAGGAACCGTGTTTACCTCATAAGATCCATGGCCCCAGAGAACACAGCCCCTGGGCACAGTCAATGTGTTGCTAATCTTAATTACTTGGCAAAAGGAAGTTAACTCTGATCTCTCCATGGGTCCCAAGGCTCTTGTACTGATGAGAACGGAATATCCAGACCTTTGGACTCGCAGTCTTTTTCCTGAAGTGATGACACTCAGCTTCTTGAAAGTCGGCTTTTACCCTTGctaaaaaaaactccaaccaaaaacccaacactTTAAACATGTAAGTCCTGATGGGTTTTATACCAGAGGACACACAGAACCCACAGTATAGTATTTTTAAAGTTGTGGGGTTTGTAACCTGGCTCACAGCATGTGAATGCTCAGCTTAGCAATACTGAAAGCGGCAGTTGACTCAGACACTACACCACAGGCTGGCTGCATGCCCCAGGAATGCTGCAGCTTCACACAAGAACTAAGATCCAAGGTGGAGACAGAGAAAAACTTAAATTCCAACAGGAGTTATCCTGGGGCTGTTTTTGGTGCAACTAGAAGAGGTGAGATTCCAGGCTTCTCCCAGGGCAGACATCACCGTTGAGCCACGATGAGCACCTTTAAGTTACTGAGGCTACCACAGACATGCTGGGGGGGGCCACAAAAacagctgcttcttcctttggaaaaggCTCAGCAATGTGGAACCAGCTGCCTCAAGAGGTTCTGAGCGTGCAGAGCAAGGTAGCATCAGAAAAATCTCTTGGACACACATCCAGATACCATCCAGAGCTACAGTGAATGTGCCACATCCACACTGGCAGACTGAGATAAGAATTTTGCCAAGGAAGTAGGACTCAGCATCCCAGGACAGATCCTCCAGCCAGCTGTTTCAAGCAGAAATGTTCTATAAAGCCACCATGATTTATTCCCCCAATACCCTCAGACATTCTCTGAACATGCCTTCCTTTCAGggcaagctggaacacacagcCTGACAGCACACAGCTTTTTAGAATGGGAAGCCCAACATCTTTCTGAGTCTATTTCTTTGCTCACCAGATCCTATCCCTGCAGTACTTCTAAAATCCAAATGCCCAGATAGTAAGCAATTTGCCCAGTTCTGCCTGCAAGCCCCTTAAGGGACAATCAGTCCGAGTATTGATTGAAAGACACATCACACAGTCCTGTGGAACCACTGAGCTCCTGACCCTGGTCAGGACATTTCCATTGCTCTAGCAGATACCCTGCTTACAGCTTTTCTCTCACTCACCTGTCTGTGACTGCGGGGACACCTGAACCAAactcctgcagctcccctgcagcAGTCACAGCCCTGCAAGGGCAGCACATGGGCTTATTCAGCAGCTTCTCacttctctgctctgctttcccttcccttgcAACAAGGTCACCCACTCACTCCTCATCTCACCCTTTTGTAACTCAGTCTGGGACAACAGAAACCACAACCACCACTGCCCAAACACACATTCCTAGGGGTTGTTTTTCCTGCAACTTGCTTCTACACCAGGGCTGATGCAAGTCCCAGCTGGCAAGAGGATGAGCTCCCACCTCTACGAGGGCTCTGTCACAGTCATGGTAACCTTGTACCCACTCAGAGGCTGTGTTCAACCATGGCAACTGGAACTGGGCTTGGTCTACGCAGTGAACTGGGCGAGGCACAGGGACAGTGGTCCATCATGCCCTAGGACAGCACTGCCAGAAAGGGTGTCTTGTAACTGCTCATGCCTGTGTACCTCAGTGCAACACGGCACAAGCATCTAGCACTACTTAAAACACCTCAGCCCACCAGTCAATAACTTTCCCTGCAGAAACTCTGTTCAGGACCACAGAGTGGCTGAAGTGAGAGACGGCCTCTTGCCCAAGCCCGGCTCAAGTGGGATCACCTacagcaggttgctcagggccgTGTTTGAACAGCTTTTGGATATGTTCATGGatggaaactccacaacctgtGGCAGTGTTCGGTCTCCTTCGGAGTGAAAGTGTTTTgtgatgttcagagggaacctccCGTGCATCAGtttgtgcccatcacctccaGTCCCATCACCAGGCACCGGGCTGGACTCTTTGCACCCTCCCTCCAGACATTTGTGTGGGTTGATAAGACACACACAACCACCCCtactctcagccttctcttctccaggctggacagGAGGGGGTACTGTGGTAAAACATGAGGCTGGCGATTCACCTGAGGCTGCGGGTGGGCTTGAGTGGGCACCTGCCTCCCGGTGGggccagctccctgccctgccctcagGGAAAACGCTCCAGTCGCTATTGCCCGGCTCATAGGACCCATCGGTCAGAGGGCTGCCGGCCCTGCCACAGGCCCTGGAGAGCTCCGGCCTGGGGCCGGCGAGTCCCGGTCATCCCGCAAGGAAACGGCGCCTCAGCGCTGCCTCACCCGAGCCCGGCAGCGAGCGGAGCCCGctcagccccgcaccgccgccGGCAGCCCCGAGCCCGGCCCGTTCTGCCCTCACACCGCGTCCCGCCCGCAGCCCCGAGCCCGAGCCCGGCCCGTTCTGCCCTCACACCGCGTCCCGCCCGCAGCCCCGAGCCCGGCCCGTTCTGCCCTCACACCGCGTCccggccgcagccccggcccggcccgttCTGCCCTCACACCGCGTCCCGCCCGCAGCCCCGAGTCCGGCCCGTTCTGCCCTCACACCGCGTCCCGCCCGCAGCCCCGAGTCCGGCCCGTTCTGCCCTCACACCGCGTcccgcccgcagccccggcccggcccgttCTGCCCTCACACCGCGTCccggccgcagccccggcccggcccgttCTGCCCTCACACCGCGTCCCGGCCGCGACTGCGCGGCACCGACCTGTGGGAAGCCCGAAGCCCCGACTCCCCCCTCACGCGAGCCCCCGCGGGAGGGAGCCCCTGGAACGCGGAgcttcccctctctcccctccccgcccagcccagcccagccccgtcTCACCCAGTGCCCCGGCCCCACAGGACGCTCCCGCTTCGCATCGCGCTGccaccggccccggcccggcccggccccggtcCCGCCCCCCCCGCAGGGCGCACGAGCTGCTGACACACCGGGCTTTACTGCGCGCTCCCGGCCCcgcgcggccccggccccgccgcccgcccacAGGTCCAGAAAGTCCGGCCCCCTgaaacacacacaggcacacacatcGTACATACACGACAcgatatacacacacacatcgTACATACACAACAcgatatacacacacacaccccccataCATAccccatacacacacacacatcacacacacacaccccctaaTCGGTGGTTTTCAGGCCCTCGACCAGGAGGTTGAGCTCGTAGCACCAGGTCTCGTAGCGGTACGCCACGCGGATCTGAGCCACGTTGGTCTTCCGGATGTCGTTTCCTTGCGGCCCCTCTTCCTGGTAGTTTTCACCCAGAAACTTGGCTTTCTCCTGCCAGACACAAGGAGCGGCCGTTCAGGCGGCAGCAGCGCCCGAGGGAAAGGTGGAGAGGTGGCTGGTGGCCTGAGCTCCTGCCCAGGTGCTGAGGTAGGACgatggagctgctctcctggtGCACCTTGCCCCAGAAGGGCAGCTTTACCTCATGGGACAGTCCACACTGCAGGACGCTGTTCCTGGCGATTTCACACATGTCACAGGTGGTGAGCTTGAAGACCTGGGCAGCAATGGCGTATTCCTCCATCAGAGCCTCCTGCAGACAGACACAGGCGGTgtcaggagagcagcagcttctgctggcATGGCCCATGCTGCTGCGAGCGCTGTCCCTGAGGCGATGCCCTGCAAATGCCACCGGCCTCGCTGGAAAACGAGGCCCACAGAGCCCCAGGAGGTGATGAGCTCACACTGTACCTTGGTGTAGTGAAACTGCATGGGGTCATCTGTGGAAAGGGACACCATGAGGCCCTTCTGGTGGAAGTCAAGCAATGGATTCTTTGCGTACTCGAGGAAGAGGCTGTTGTTGCTGAGTGGGGACATGGCGATGGGAATCTGGGCGAGGAAGTACAGATACTGCAACACCGGGGTCTGCAAAgatgagcagagctgcagattAGGGATAAGTTGCTGTGCCCTCCACCTGTCTGGAGTCACTCCTCAGATCAGCCCAGTGCTCCAGACAGGAAAATCAGGCCCACAGAGCTCCTGTGTGCAAGAGAAGAGACAAGCAAGCTGGCAATTGGTCTGGGCCCACATGAGCACGAGAGGCCAAGGACTCATCTGGCTCCAGTGATAACAGACAGACCCAGTGATATGTCTGTGAGGCTGAACCCCTGAAATCTGAACCACCAAACATGCCTGGAGAAAACCCTCTAATCATGTAACATCTGCCTGAAGCCAGGCTGCCTGTGTCAGCCTAAAGCAGAGGTGCAATTCACCATCAGCTACAGTGGAGGCCAGCTTTGAGTGTGTTCTCCTCTGCCCGTGCCTGGGCTGCtccatggcagcctgttccacttaCCTTCTTGAGGTTGAGACCGTGGGAGATATTATCTGCTGTCATGAAGGCTGCAAGCAGATGTGTGATGGCCCCGGCTTCCCCACAGTGTGGTCGGAAGAGGAACGTGTTCATACCACGCTGCCTGGGCACATGGAAGGAGGACTCAGAGCAGGCAAGCAGCAGGGTTAGGTGGCATACAATGCAGGAGTCCCTGACTTCAGATCCAGCTCTGCCCCTACCAGTGGGTCCCCAAGAATCCAACACATTCCttgttctcttttctctgtgcaCACAGTAGATGCATCTCTGCAATCCCATGTTTCACCCCAGGCCATCACACTTCCTACCAGGGAGCGTTTCAATTGCTCTGGGACATGAAGCTCCAAACTACAGTGGCGGCAGAGCAAGGGCAGCCCCACTTCTTCCACACCAACAAAGAGCTGAGACCATTCATGAGGCAGACCCCCTTCTGCCAGCCCCTCACAGGTCCCAAAGCAGCTCCTGGGCCTCACCTGCGTAGGTTGTTGAGCACCAGGATGTTGGCATACATGTAGTAAATGTAGTAGGTGTAGGATGGGTTCTTCTCAGAAGTCCACTGGTCAGGCTTTGGGCTCTTAGTGCAGAACATGTGTCCACTGTGCTTGGATTCATCATCCACGCTGTCGAAGCCAGTGATCTGCTTGGCAAGGTAACAAAAAAGCTGCATCTCCAAGCTGCCCAGCAGGCAGGCTGGCTCACCCTGCCCCACTGCAGCTTGCCAAAGCCCAGCTGTGGCCTGAGGGGTACACCCTGCCTCATCCAAGAGCAGGGTCAGGGGCAAGGTTGCAAACCTTGCTCCTCTCAAACCCCCAAGTTCTATCAAGGGCTAGAAATAAAGCTCACACCAAACCACTTCTGCAGGAGGTGGGTAGGCAACACTTCTCactgccccacagcagccagctcagggAGTCTgacccccttttcccccagcGCTTCTGGACACACAGCCCTTCACCCAGAACGTGGCAGTAGGGCCACGTGCCCATTGATGACATTTTCCATGTCAGGGCCAATACCCCATTTCTCCTGTGCTTACCACACTCTGACAACACCATCAGGTGACACTCACGTGGCGTAGAAAGACACTCAGCTCTTTGTGGGTTTGAGGGTTGACAGTTGCTTCAAAGATGGgaataaagatattttccagcATCTTCCCAAAGTGTGGGAGGAAATTCTTAGACCTGAACACATCACTGTGGAGACAGGAGTGAGCTGCTGTCAGAGCAACGTGGCCCACTGTCCCCACAATCCCTTCAGGATAAGATAAATGAGGCCCATTAAGGCACAGTGCTCTCTCAGACACACAGCACATACTAAATCCTGGGTACTTGGATCATCCACTTCATGTTGGGGGAATAGACCCGGTGTTTGTTGAACCAGGTGGCCAGCTTGAGCCACTCCTCAGCCGATCGCCCGTAGATGGAGAGGCGCGGCTCTGCGTGCTGGTACTTGGCATCCTCCAGATCAGAGCCAACCTCCTGCAGATCACGAGGGTTCAATGGGGCCCCTCAGACCCCTGGGGtaacagcagcaccacagcttAACTGCTCTCTCCTGCCCTGTATTCTCACCTTGATGATGGTGGCAAAGTACTCGCCGTCGATAGCGTTCTCTGTCTTCAGGTAGAGGTCGCGCAGCTCGCTGGCACCCACGGGGTTGTACTTGGCATTGAACTTGTCAAAGCGCTGGAAGGTCTGCCGGCCCTGCAGTAGGGAGCACCAGGGGcaaacaccacacacacacacgctggGTCCAAGCACACCAGCTGAGCAGGGACTGCTCCAGACAACCCACAATAGGGAAGCCAAGAGCTGCCACGTCCTGCTGCAAACACTAActcagggagggggagagccaTGTGTATGGCAGCGGGTGAGACTGACCCAGGAGTGGCCTTAGAGGAAATGTCCTACCACTTACAGCATGGACATCCAGAGAATCCACTGTCAGGTCATAGGGGTGCAGATTGAGCTGCTCAAAAAGCTGTTTCAGGGTGAGCTGTTTGCCCTTGGCATCATAAACCACACGGTCGGCATCCACACGGTACGATTTCTTGATGAAACGCAGAAGGTGCTTCTGGTTCATGCAGGCTGCAGCATGGATGTGTGTGTCCACCTGAGAAACCAGAGGGACAGCTGTCTGGCTGCAAGCTGGGATGCTCAGCTGCCATCATGGGGAGGTGAACAAACCCTTTCGTTGAGCCTCAAGCTGTGCGAGGAGCACGGCTCAGCCCAGCAGATGAACAGAGGCCTTGGCCAAGAGCAGCCCAGTCAGCACCATCCAGTTGGCAGCAACAATGGGGGTGCCACAGACTTTAACCCTAATGCCTGGTTCTGAGGGAGGGGAAGGCACAGACACAGCTCCTCCTCAcagtgcccagggctgggagctTTGCCAGTTACCTTGCGGCAGTTGTAGAAGTCCCGGTGGGGGTTGTTCTTCAGCTCTTTCATCTCCTCCATCTCATTCAGCATCTCATGCACTTGGAACTTGTATGAGAGGAACTTGAGGCGCCGATGAGTGTAGGTCTTACTAGTGAAAGCAAAGGGCAGAACAGTGACTGGGCTCCTTACCCCTCAACCTAGGGATGCAGCTTTCACCTGAGGTGGAGGGGCTCATGCTGGCCTGTCCTGCTCCCCTAAGGTGCTTCTCCTGACTCTCATAGAGCTTTGAAGGGTGGCCTGGCCAGGTGTGAGCACATCTGCAGGACATGCCTCCAACCCCTGAGCACTGACTTTGCTCAAGACCCCAGCTGAGACAGCTGACAAGGCCATCAGGCTGCAGAAATGTCACCAGCAGGttcttccctcctcccaggcagaggacagcacagccctggctctgccccAGGCTCTCTCTGCCTCCCGAGGCAGGACTGTTTGGCTgtgcccagcagtgctgggttGTGCACTTACACAGGTCCCTGTGCAATCAGGGCCAAGAGGAAGTTCATGTCATCAACGAAGTGCTTGAGGTCAGGGTAGGGCAGGTCCTTTGGCTCGTCCCTGCCAGCCGCTGCCTTGTCTCCATAGACATGAACTACCCCATCCTTCATCTGGACATGGTATCCCAGGTCCTCAGCAAGATTCCCCATTTCAAAGGGATCCTCTCCATCCTTCACTGGTGGGGTGAACACTGGACCAAAAGGAGAACACCATGAGGCACAGGTTGCCAGGACACCCCACCAAGGCTCCCAGGTAgagggcagggacagccccACCGCTGTGACACTGAAGAGGACTCGTCTGTGGAGCACTTCCACAGCCCTTTTCTGACCCCTGCCTACCCCCACACCTAAGCCAGAGAGGAAAAGCCTGTGGGTGCCTTGCTGTACCTGGCCCAGTGTCACTGGCCTTCCAGGCCTCGCCTTCGATCGCCCGCAGGTACTGCGCCGGGGTCCTGGGGAACCTCTGCACAGACTGCTGCATGTACTTCTCCCGGATGCACAGCGCACGGTAAAGGCCTTTGCAGACAACTTCAAAGTCTTCAACTGTCACCTGCAAGAGGGTTGTTGCTGGACACAACCACACAACTGGAACCTAGCTGCCTGAGGGATACCCTGGTGCACTGAGATGCAAAGAGGACGATTTTGTTCACAGCAAGAGACACACCTTACCATCCCCTCCCTGAGACTGCTCTGCCTGAGCAGGGCAGAGAAGGCAAAGTCCCAGATGTGGCAAAGGGATGCCCATCATGGCAGAACCACTGATTCCAGCTGCCACCCACCTCACTGCAAACTGCAATTGGCACTGACATGGAAGCCAGGCCTGGGCAAAACACTAAAAGCTATTTTTGGAGCCTAGACTGAAACTGAAGCAGGACCAACAACATACACTGACCCAACATGTCAAGGAATGTTTGATTTACTGCACAGACAAGTGTTTGGGGCAGTGGAGAGGTCAGACTGGAGCAGCAAGGGAGAATGCCATGCAGCACTTGCAGCTAGCAACAGTCACAGCAGGAGGAATGTGCCTGTGCACAGACAGGCTTTGAGCTTCTCCTAATTGCTCCTCTGCTATGCAGCTCCAAGCTGAGCAACCTGTCAGGAGTATCTCAGAAGCAGCACAAATGtaacaggaggctgaggaggaggaattAACACAGGATGTGATAGCAGTCCTGGTCAACTGgctctaggtgaccctgcttgagcagggactTGGACCAGATGGTCTCCACATGAGGTGGGTCCCTGCCAACCTCACTCATTCTGGGACTTTGTGATATGTGTAGACCTCAGACAGATATAGCTGtgttcaggcagcagcaggctgtgaCAGAAGGATCATGACCTGCTCTGCCATTGTCTTCTCTCTGCCCTGTCTGGAGAATCCCATGGGAAGCATCCAGCACCCCACTGACTCTTGCTAAGGAACTCAGCTCCCAATCCTCCAGGGATGCAGCGAGGCACCATATGATGCTCAAGAGACACAAGACTGAGCTGGAAGACATAGACTATCCCCACTGCACCTGGGACAGAGTCTCGAGACACTGGGCATTACAGAGGGGCAGACAGGGACGGGATGAGGTGGGGAAGGGTAGAGCCATGCAAGTACCTACCCCAGAGGCATAATCCCCTGTGATCTGCACCCGCTGGAACTCAGGCACAGTCTGGTACACGGAGGAGGTGGAGATGACCTCATCAATAACAGACAGCTTGGTTACACTCTTCTGAGCCACAGGGAGTGCCAATGCAATTGTCTTCATTCGTAGCAGGCGCTTCTTCCTGCCACAGAGGAAAGCCTCAGGCAAACAGCCCCGAGACCGTGGCCACACGTGGGTGGACAGCCAGGGTCCCACACCACAGCCATGTTCCAACTGTACACAACATCAATCATCTCACTGGTGCTTTCTGAGCACCCTACACCTACACAGCCAAGAGTAAAAGCCACTATCCAAAGTAGCCACAGATTTTCAAGCATGTTTGGAAGTCACACCTCAGGCAAGTACCTGAGGGAAGCTCAGAGACCTCTGCAACAGCTCTGAGGCCACTGTTGTGCTGACACCAAGGAACAAGCCAAGGGTGTCTTTCCATTGAAGAGGAAACCCCAAAGTAGCTGACATGCCCTGGCATTGCCAAGGACTTATCTCATGAGTATGGTGGGCTGTTTTCACAGGTTGATTTATGTTCCCCCTGCTTTCTTCAGCTCTGGCTGGGGATGCAGAGACaatgcttctctcttctccccaaCTGCCCTGGTTGTTGCTCACCGCTTTTCTGGTGTGGCTGCCTTCTCCTGAAGCATCATGTGCTCTCTCATTTCATGGTGTGAGATGGGGCAGATCTCTTCCACATCAAAAGGAGAGATCTCTTGCCTGACCTCCTCACTTTTTACCTCGGAGGCAAAGACCTTCTCTGCGAAGGAGCGCATTGCCTCATCAATCTCTGCAAGGAGAAAGAACAGAGTGCAGGGTCACATAGGCACCTGGTCCCTGGCCACCTGAACAGGCAGAGATCCCTTGCAGTCAGCTCAATGCTCACCTGAGCATCTCCTTATCCCACCTACACCACCATGCTTCCTGGAAGACTCTGAGCCACCTCCAAAATGTGCAACAAGCTTTCAGAGCCTGGGCTACACACACAGAGGGCTGTAGACAGCCCCAGTAcaccagaaaagggaaataaaacacaaCCCAGAGCCCAAAAGTAGTACCAAATAAAAAAGAGGGCCCATAAACAAACAAGTCCTTGGGCAGGGCACTTATGAGGGCATGCACTGGGGTCCTGTGAGGATGGAGACAGGCACAGGTGGAGATGGGCTGAGCTGGCAGCCCAAGCTCTGTAATGGCAGTCACATtgcccctgtgctgctctgcaaagcctggctggccctgctcctgctgccagcttgTGTTCCCATGAAGCACCCCACATCTTCTGAGCTTAGCCAGGCTGACCAGAGACTCCTTAAACCCCTCTGACTCTTCCACAGGGATTTAATGGTATCACTACACGACACATCACAGCTCAGGAGgaacagtatttttcttcaggaCAATCAGAGCAAGACTTAACCAATAACACTATTTCTTTGCTACACTATCCAAAACTGTCTCCAAGCAGGAAGAGAAGCACTCCAAGCCCCCAGCAAGTTCCCCTTGACTGCAATCATATCACACCATGGAAATGTCTGAGGCTGCAGGCTCACAAGTCTGCCCTGTGGCTCCCTGTCTCACGACTTGCCTTCAGACCTACCTGAAATCCTCACCCGTGACATCTTTGCAGCACGTTAGCAGAGCCCCCCGCTAACACCCTACTGTAAGAGAGCACAAGCAGCTGACTGACTGCACAACAGCCTAACACTAATGGAActgctttcccttccctgtAATTAGACTCTCCCACTCTAAAAGGAGAAGGGAGATCAACTGTAAGCCTATTTAAAGTGCAACCACAAGCACTTGCACTGAAACAGGTGAAACCAGGGCTCAggtttaactcttttttttggtaaggtTTTAGTTTTACATTTAGTGGGGTTTCACCTGCTGTCTGCTCAGATTTGCTGTTTCCCAGGACAGTCACACCCTGCTACAGTGGCCTGTGGAAGTCAGTCTTTTAAGAGAGGCTGAAACTGATGTTTTCTGTGCTGACCCAATGGTTTAAAGGAAATCCCCAAGGCACAGGGCTGATGTTTTCATCAGGAGCTGTGGAGAGGCACAAATGATGTGCTTTCACCAACCAGTGTGCTAGTCAATGAAGATCTTTCCTGAGAGAGGGATCTACTTCAAAGACTGGATTGTAGCAGCAGGAGTTGCACAGATGTCCTCACATcttcccagctgaaaccatcaAACAAAAGGGAAGTGCAAGGAGCTCTGTTTTGTTCCTGAGCTTTTCAGGAACTGCCTTCATAAACCTGTGTATTGTAACAGTAAGCAGATCCTCAGTTCTGCATCTGGTGTGCCCTAGCCTATTTTACAGAGAGCAGCATTTAGTACAACCCAAGGCATGGCAAGAAACTCCTCCCTTAAGCTACACACGGTGGGGCTTGGATCTAGCTGAGCAGGTTATCAGTTTGAGCAGGACCTCTTAGCTCACTTAAGTAGATTCTTTCCAGCACACAGGCACTGAGGGCTGCACTCAGTCTTTAGAATCTCAAAAACTACTTCAGatctctcccatgaagttggaGAACAGGTCCTGTGTGAAGGAAATGGCCAGAACTGGTAGTGCCCTGCATGAGCCTCTGACTCAGCTTCCTGGTGGGAAGCGGGAAGCCTGGACACGTCCGGACACAACGCCTTTGGTTTGAAACAGAgtcttttcctgtttgtttatACTTCAGTTCTTGATGGGAGTTGTAAAACTGCACTGAAATCAGGACAAGTCGAGGAAAGCATTCAGGCTACAGTCAGCACAGTCTTGCTGCTGATTTAAAAGGTCTTCAGTCGTACCATTGAAGGGAACAGGGAAACCAGGCACTCCTGGAAAAGACACATTGTTTGGAATTAGAGGTGCATGTAAGGGATTCCTGTGCTTATTTTGTAAGAACAGTTAAGAAAAGGCCTTGTCCCAGAAGAAGGCTGTCAGAGTTGCTTGTTATTTCTTGCTCTGTAACTTACATGTCACACATTTTGTCCATAGGTGCATGGGAAGCTCGTGGCACAACGAGTCAGGGAAGTCAGCTAAgctgagccctgctgcagcatctccagctGATTTCCATAGCATCCAGAAACCCCTTCTGAGAGATCAGTTTGGTGTGCACAGCTTCAGAACATGCTGGGTTACAATTAAGGAATTCTCCAGAGCTCAGGGAGTTTCAGCCCAACTTCCCAGATAGTCCCCAAGCACATCAATGGATTCCCCCTCCACCTAATCTGCAGAGTTGCAGCCAACAAAGCAAAGCTGAGATGCTGTTACAGTCTTGCTCTCTAATACCTGGTTCCCTCTCTCATGGTGTTCTTACTCATCCCCCAGTTTGTGAGTTCCCACACCACATTAACTATTTCATGTAAGGTCGATAAAAACTGTCTCCTGCTTGTTTGCTCTCCCACAGGGACTGTATCACCCCTTAACCTTTCTGGGTGTATCAAGGATCTTGGGATTCACATCTGAAACCAAAAATAACCTTTAGGGTGCAGGGGTCATCCTCCTCAAGAGGTCTCTTGATCCTCTGGCTTTTTTAATCACAGGGTCAACTTAGTTGGGTTCACAGTAGAAATATGAGTAAAGCTTTGGGCATGCTGTGCTAAAGTTAGATCTACAGCCTCTTTCAACTGAAGTACTGGATACAAACAAGCCATCTTCCCACTCCTTTTCAACTGGAGAGCAAGTGATTCACACCCAGAAGCTTCAGAGTGACTCTAACTGAAAAATGCCTCCACTTTTTCCTCTGAGCTGCCTTCGTTCCACCTACATCTAGTCAAAAGG of Colius striatus isolate bColStr4 chromosome 22, bColStr4.1.hap1, whole genome shotgun sequence contains these proteins:
- the AMPD1 gene encoding AMP deaminase 1 codes for the protein MSRVRISGRSEEIDEAMRSFAEKVFASEVKSEEVRQEISPFDVEEICPISHHEMREHMMLQEKAATPEKRKKRLLRMKTIALALPVAQKSVTKLSVIDEVISTSSVYQTVPEFQRVQITGDYASGVTVEDFEVVCKGLYRALCIREKYMQQSVQRFPRTPAQYLRAIEGEAWKASDTGPVFTPPVKDGEDPFEMGNLAEDLGYHVQMKDGVVHVYGDKAAAGRDEPKDLPYPDLKHFVDDMNFLLALIAQGPVKTYTHRRLKFLSYKFQVHEMLNEMEEMKELKNNPHRDFYNCRKVDTHIHAAACMNQKHLLRFIKKSYRVDADRVVYDAKGKQLTLKQLFEQLNLHPYDLTVDSLDVHAGRQTFQRFDKFNAKYNPVGASELRDLYLKTENAIDGEYFATIIKEVGSDLEDAKYQHAEPRLSIYGRSAEEWLKLATWFNKHRVYSPNMKWMIQVPRIYDVFRSKNFLPHFGKMLENIFIPIFEATVNPQTHKELSVFLRHITGFDSVDDESKHSGHMFCTKSPKPDQWTSEKNPSYTYYIYYMYANILVLNNLRRQRGMNTFLFRPHCGEAGAITHLLAAFMTADNISHGLNLKKTPVLQYLYFLAQIPIAMSPLSNNSLFLEYAKNPLLDFHQKGLMVSLSTDDPMQFHYTKEALMEEYAIAAQVFKLTTCDMCEIARNSVLQCGLSHEEKAKFLGENYQEEGPQGNDIRKTNVAQIRVAYRYETWCYELNLLVEGLKTTD